The following proteins come from a genomic window of Nostoc sp. TCL26-01:
- the thiS gene encoding sulfur carrier protein ThiS — protein sequence MSYAITLQVNGETHNCLSQTPLPDVLQQLGFNPRLVAVEYNGEILHRQFWELTKVQSGDRLEVVTIVGGG from the coding sequence ATGTCTTATGCTATTACTCTCCAAGTAAATGGAGAAACTCACAATTGTTTATCTCAAACTCCCTTACCCGATGTACTCCAGCAGTTAGGTTTTAACCCGCGATTGGTGGCGGTAGAGTATAACGGGGAAATTTTACACCGCCAATTTTGGGAATTAACAAAAGTACAATCAGGCGATCGCTTAGAAGTAGTTACCATTGTTGGTGGGGGATGA